A genomic segment from Colletotrichum higginsianum IMI 349063 chromosome 5, whole genome shotgun sequence encodes:
- a CDS encoding Duf636 domain-containing protein — MEAPPARRPYKGSCHCGETQYIVFLTFPHTLPPPRPPKEVAPRAHQEFYRCNCTTCQKAGFFHMRLASSPDDFLLLKPLDPYGDLGDYTVYQKDLHFLFCRGCGMRCFILMGQGEVEEVDLEAMGVESGGGDAAKDGAKDGAKDGAQGGEGRPTKVWRPKRDGWKEGKKFGSYLSVNGYSVDAGQEGFDLREITENKWVGYLDWLELHSEGSQGIRFDRPWEGGAY; from the coding sequence ATGGAAGCCCCCCCAGCCAGACGACCGTACAAGGGCTCGTGCCACTGCGGCGAGACGCAATACATCGTCTTCCTGACGTTCCCGCATACCCTCCCGCCACCGCGGCCACCGAAGGAGGTGGCGCCTCGGGCGCATCAGGAGTTCTACCGGTGCAACTGCACGACCTGCCAGAAGGCCGGGTTCTTCCACATGCGcctcgcctcgtcgccggACGACTTCCTGCTGCTGAAGCCCCTCGACCCGTACGGGGACCTCGGCGACTACACGGTCTACCAGAAGGACCTGCACTTCCTCTTCTGCAGGGGTTGCGGGATGAGGTGCTTCATCCTGATGGGCCAGGgcgaggtggaggaggtggacTTGGAGGCGATGGGAGTCGAAAGCGGCGGGGGTGACGCGGCGAAGGACGGGGCCAAGGACGGGGCCAAGGACGGGGCGCAGGGCGGAGAAGGACGCCCGACCAAGGTCTGGAGGCCCAAGAGGGACGGCTGGAAGGAGGGCAAGAAATTCGGGAGCTACCTGAGCGTCAACGGATACTcggtcgacgccggccaggaGGGCTTCGACCTGCGCGAGATTACGGAGAACAAGTGGGTTGGCTATCTCGACTGGCTGGAGCTGCACTCGGAGGGGTCTCAGGGCATCCGATTCGATCGGCCCTGGGAGGGCGGAGCTTACTGA
- a CDS encoding Short-chain dehydrogenase: protein MSKESADPTVALVTGANQGIGYEIVKRLASEHPDYHVYMAGRRPDAIKQATAELQAAGLNNVEPLLLDITSDDSIASAVEAVRAKFGHLDVLVNNAAIMEGNPGDPIRKRLATVYDTNVFGSIAVTEAFMPLLRSSAKTRRVVFVSSGIGSLTVRADPEPKIHIMDLMEYGSSKAALNHAAMTFASRFRGDSAWKFNICCPGHCATNMNGYDGPDEASLGSIEAVKLATLGPDGVNASFSNRHGPLPW from the coding sequence ATGTCCAAAGAGTCTGCAGATCCAACAGTCGCCCTGGTCACCGGGGCCAACCAGGGCATCGGATACGAGATCGTTAAGCGTCTGGCCTCAGAACACCCCGACTACCACGTTTACATGGCGGGAAGACGGCCGGATGCCATCAAACAGGCCACGGCGGAGCTGCAAGCAGCAGGACTCAACAACGTCGAGCCCCTGTTGCTCGACATCACGTCCGACGACAGCATAGCGTCCGCCGTGGAGGCGGTCCGGGCCAAGTTCGGCcacctcgacgtcctcgtcaacaacgccgccatcatggagGGCAACCCCGGCGACCCGATCCGGAAAAGGCTCGCGACCGTGTACGACACCAACGTGTTCGGCTCCATCGCCGTCACCGAGGCCTTCATGCCCCTCCTCCGGAGCTCCGCCAAGACGCGccgcgtcgtcttcgtcagcTCCGGCATCGGCAGCCTCACCGTCCGGGCGGACCCGGAGCCCAAGATACACATCATGGACCTGATGGAGTACGGCTCGAGCAAGGCGGCGCTCAACCACGCGGCCATGACCTTTGCCTCGCGGTTCCGGGGCGACAGCGCGTGGAAGTTCAACATCTGCTGCCCGGGCCACTGCGCGACCAACATGAACGGCTACGACGGCCCCGACGAGGCGTCGCTCGGGtccatcgaggccgtcaagctgGCGACGTTGGGGCCCGACGGGGTGAACGCGTCCTTCTCCAACAGGCATGGGCCGCTGCCATGGTGA